Genomic segment of Umezawaea sp. Da 62-37:
CGAACTGCTTGCGGTCGTAGTCGCCGTAGCTGGCCCACACGCGGTCGCGCGAGCGGAAGTCCTTGCGCAGCAACCGGCACGCGTCGGGGTAGCGGAGGCCCGACGACACCTGCGCGGCGGTCAGCGTGGTCAGCGAGGTGCAGAAGTCGCTGACGGAAGACCGTTCCGGCCGCACCAGGACGCTGTGCTTGCCGACGCGCGAACCGGACGCCACGTCGAGTTCGCACACGCCGATCTCGATGATCTCCGACGTCTCGCCGGGCGGCGGGTCGCCCTCCCAGCAGGTCGCCTCGACGTCGACCACGAGCATCGTGTCCAGTTTCACAACCGGATCGTCGCACGGGTCCACATCGGACGAAAAGCGGAAAACCCCGCGCGAGGGCGGGGTTCTCCACGAGGAATCCGTCAGCCGCCGATCGACACGCCGCCGTCGACGACGAGCGTGGCGCCGGTGACGTACCCGCCCGCGGCGGAGGCCAGGAAGACGACCGCGGCGGCCAGCTCCTCCGGGTCGCCCATGCGCGACATCGGCATCCGGGCCAGGTGCGCCTGGAGGTAGCCGTCCGGGTAGGTGTCGGTCATCTCGCTGGCGAAGTAGCCGGGCGCGATGGCGTTGACCCTGATGCCCTTGCGGGAACTCCACTGCGCGGCCAGGTCGCGGGTGAGACCGAGCAGCGCGGCCTTCGACGCCGAGTACGCGGCCTGCGGCAGCCCGCCGGACATCAGCCCGAGCACGCTGGAGATGTTGATGATCGAGCCGCCCTGCTTCATCACCGCGGCGGCGGCCTGCGCCATCCAGAACGCGCCGTTGAGGTTCACGTCGATGACGCCGCGGAACTGCTCCGGCGTCTCGCGCGACGCGGGCACGGCCGTGCCGACACCGGCGTTGTTGACCAGCACCGACACCGGGCCGAACCCGGCGGCCGCGACGGCGACGGCCTTGCAGTCCTCGGGCAGCGACACGTCCGCCTGCACGATCAGCGCGCGCCGACCGGTGGCCTCGACCAGCTGCGCGGTCTCCTTGAGCCGGTCCGCGCGGCGGGCGGCGAGCACGACGTCCGCGCCCGCCTCCGCGAGGCCCTTGGCGAACGCGACACCGAGGCCGGAGGACGCGCCGGTGACGATGGCGACCTGGCCGTCGAGGCGGAACTTGTCGAGGATTCCCATGTCAGCAAAGCCCTTCCGGGTGGGTGGTCACAGGCCGAGGTCGCGACCGATGAGTTCCTTCATGATCTCGTTGGATCCTGCCCAGATCTTGGTGA
This window contains:
- a CDS encoding SDR family oxidoreductase; translated protein: MGILDKFRLDGQVAIVTGASSGLGVAFAKGLAEAGADVVLAARRADRLKETAQLVEATGRRALIVQADVSLPEDCKAVAVAAAGFGPVSVLVNNAGVGTAVPASRETPEQFRGVIDVNLNGAFWMAQAAAAVMKQGGSIINISSVLGLMSGGLPQAAYSASKAALLGLTRDLAAQWSSRKGIRVNAIAPGYFASEMTDTYPDGYLQAHLARMPMSRMGDPEELAAAVVFLASAAGGYVTGATLVVDGGVSIGG
- a CDS encoding 3'-5' exonuclease, whose amino-acid sequence is MKLDTMLVVDVEATCWEGDPPPGETSEIIEIGVCELDVASGSRVGKHSVLVRPERSSVSDFCTSLTTLTAAQVSSGLRYPDACRLLRKDFRSRDRVWASYGDYDRKQFERQGDYPFGPRHLNVKTLFALTRNLPREVGLAEALDLAGLPLEGTHHRGDDDAWNIAALLAGILLSARR